Within the Erigeron canadensis isolate Cc75 chromosome 6, C_canadensis_v1, whole genome shotgun sequence genome, the region TTAAAGCAACTTCCTTCTAAACTACAATTAACATagacatacataaatatatatatatatacacaaatatagatacaaaatagATATACTGTATAAGGTTAAAGAATAAACCTGATTAAGTTTTTTGGTTCTGAGTAAATCAGCGTGAGATGGACCAACGAGAGATAGGGGTTTCGTAACCCCGTGCTGCTTTGGCACTTCCGCACCTACCATTATTATATatctgtgtgtgtatatatatggattaAAAGGAATTTGAATTGTGTATGaaagaaaaccctaaaaaggaAATTAGGGATTGAAAAACAAAGATGGGATCTTGATTTTGGGGAACAAAATGAGAGAAAGAGGTGAAGAGAATGAGAAgcagaaagagagaaagggaaaTGAGAGAAAGGGGTAAAAGAAAGAGGGGtatacaattattttgattttggggAACATTTTGGGCGGGAtataatgaaaagttaaaaagtcaGGGGAGGGAAAAAACTGGAAACTTAAATTGTAACATATTATGACCCATATGGTATGACGCTTTTGAAAACGCGTCATCCATTTACTCGTAATGACCCTTATTTTATGACTTCTCATTTTACGCGTCATCTAGCGTGGGTCATAAAAAGCAGGTCAATGATAGCCCTGTTTATAGTAGTGTGCCTTCATGAAGTTCTATTTTTAACATCCATGTTGAAACCACTCATGattgttaacaaatttatcCAATTTTCATCTATGAAGTATGAACCATTGCATGTCAACCCTAATCCCCTTTTTATATACgacgaaaaaaataaaagtaaactaacagaaaactaaaacataatCTAGGTCACTCCATTATATATCACCAAAATGAAACTTACAATTGCAAAAAGTAGATCCAAAAAATTAGGgcttcatttttctttctattgaaCTGAACTGacacaaatgaaaataataacaataataataaaccaaaaaatcaattaaatttCAGGATATCATAACTGTAAACCTAATTCATCCATGaaagtaaattatataaatttagatATATAGACGTACATATTCGTATTGAACCTGTAATTCAACTTCCGACAAGTGCTGGCCGTCTTTGACCTTTGTAGCCACAGATTCAAATCTGTATGGTGTATGGAAAATATACCCTCAATTCTGTGTGTACAAAATCGATGTAGACGAAGAAGGAATCATAAAAACTATTTTATCTTCATAAAagtaattgtttgatttcatattcatacaaaaaaagattgttccaaaaaaaaaataagaataaaagaaagagaaagaaataaTAGGAAAGAACCGTAGATGAAAAAATGTTAGAGGGGTTTTTTTGAAACATAGGGAACAGCTGTCAGGTGGCAAAATTGTAAAgacattttgtttttagaaTCCTCTTTTATTAGAAAAGAAGATGTGtaaatacttataaataaataataaataatgacgTGGCAAGACAACGTGACACTTAACGGAAGTCTAACGTTAAAAACTAACAATATTACCTTTATtgataaatttttgaaaatgaaatccTTAGAttccctttattaggaattttgagtaaaaatgttactttttatgaatttttctcatttttaaaagCTTGGAAAAGCCCCTTGCGAAAGAGACCCTTTCTCATGATTTTATTTCAAAAGCTTACATTCTGCTggttgtttctttttcttttttaataaacattCTCCTTAAATAGTAGATAAAAACAAGTAAATATTTGGTTAAATTGGGTTGACAAGTAAGAAGTTTATgtctattttcttgattttaactTTATAGCTATAGTCctatttaataagaaaattcataaaaaacaactgtattattttatatgtatagacattattatttaaaaactcaattattttattcattccgtcacttaatggttaaaatAACAAACAAGCCCTAAATGCTTAATAAAAAACCACAACTAGGACGGTGATCAAATTCGTTTTAAATAGTTTGCATCGTTAATAATGAAGGGCTTGGAAGAAAGATTAGCCGAGGAAATCAAGAGTGTGGTATTTGAATTTGCCGATGATAAGGTGTCGGCCCATGACTAATTCAACCTCATATTCCTAAAAAAAATTTGGGGTTTGTTGAGACGGACTATTTGTATATGTTTTAGCTAGGCTTTTTTCAAAGATGGCAAGATCAATACAAGGTGTGGTTCTTCGTTTATCACTCTCATTCCTAAGATTAAAGACCCGGGGAGTCTCAACGAGTATCAACCGATAAATCTTGTGGGAATTACTTgcaaggttttatcaaaagttctaGTTACTCGATTGAACAGGGTGATAGACTCGGTGATATCAAATAACCAAACGGGGATTTTTTAGAGATAAATTTACTCTGGACGGGTTATTGGTCATGAACGAAAATATTGTGTGAGCCAAAAAGAGGAAAAAGCAGTGTTATTTACTCAAGATCGACTTTCAAAATACCTACGATAATGTTAACTTGGAATTTGTGATGTCGATAATGAGCCAATTGGGATTCTCAAATCGGTGGCGCAATTGGATTCTTGGAATTCTCAAAGCGGCTAAGTCATCAGTGTTAAATAACTCACCGACTTAGTAAGAGATCTAGttatctatacttatatactactatataaaaattataacccctatgttgaaagtttacataaattggacatgcgaattgaccataatacccttaatgaattaaatcgtCATCAActcataatattaaattacaccattagtccatcatattataaaatatcttcaCTAACCCCTTCAAATCCAATACCTTTTACCTACGCCAATAGATACCGCCACCACTGTGATTGTTGgttcgccgccgcattgcgcgggtaccaggCTCGTAAAACTATATGATTACATTGAGAATTGGTGTAATTTACAAATAGTAGAGAATTAAATTTTCTTTGTACGTTTGTTTGGCCTCCttataataaaaacttatatatactcgtataagatAAGATATGAAATTGTATGATATGAAAATACACAATAACGTGAATGCCCGCCATAATATATTTTCACAATAATTGTAGTATAATTTGAATAATTGTGATTACAATATAGAAAGATAATCAGTACCCTCTAAATCTAGCTATTATAGTAAATTAGCTACTACAGCACCCACGCCACGAACCGCATGCGTACTTATGAGAGCCACATTCATGGCTAACAGCAACAGTTCCTTTTTACGCTTCTTTGCTGCCTTGAAAACCAAAGtagaaaacagaaaaaaacTCACACACAGAAACAGCATAGTCGAACAATTCAAAACTTATATCCACCAATTCACTAATTTTAGAATAAGGTAAATTATCGCTTGAGCGGGTGTACTTTCATTTTCGACTAACTAAAATTGACTTAAAAAATAAGCACAAAAACGCAAatttattcttctttttttttttaaccacaaATACTATCTCGCATATACCATGTTTCCAGTCTggacttaattaattaaacccaCAGAAAGTCCTACTTTGTATCCTAACAAAACTAGACGGATACTCGCGCAATGCAACGACGGCAGTGGCGGCGATGGAGGCAGTttggttattaatttaaaagtaattgatataaatgagGGTAGTGTGgttaatatatgtgtttatgtatgtatgttgtatataatttcattaaaagtattataactATATCAGGTGATCAATTATTAttttagtgaataaagaataatGGTAGTTTAGGtaatttaaagttgaaaatagGGGAAGGTTAATTTGTTGTATATAGTAACAAAGATAAGAATAAAGATGATAGAACCATACCAAGAGTTCATTAGTAGCTTGATCAATTGCATACTGGGTTTCTTTTTGAAATTGGCTCCACAATGAATTACAATGCAAAGGAGCTATAAGAGTTTGTGTAGCGGAAACctgaagtaaatatataattaagtgcACAAGTTATATTGTCATGCAATGTTCATATACTTGGGTTGTATAATATTCATACAGAAAAGAAAACCAGTATGCAAGCAGGAGACATGATACCCCTTTCCATGTGCGTGAGGACAATAGGTCTTGTGAAATAGTAACGTTTTCAGTTCGCTCGAGTAATGTGTAAACCAGGGTATCCCATATTGTATCAGTGGTATCATCCAAACGAATTGCAGCCAAAACAGAGAGAAACTTTAGAGACTGAAAGATAGATATAACCAACAAGAATATAAGCCCATTGTTGAAGAAATAGAATGTTGGATGCAGCataaaatatcttttatttaggTGATTCTTACGAAAGACCGAGCATTTTTAGCTATATCTCGAATCTTTTTCTCTTTAACCCAGACACGGGGGTTGTAATCATCATCGTAGTTAAATTTggatgtaaatctgtgatttaACAGAGTTACTATGAGTTGCAGCAAAAGAGAAATGAACAATTAGGGCAAATCGTATATGTGCACAATACCTTTCCTTCATGTGGTGCAATGCATTTCCAGCTTCTTCTCTTGCCGTCTCTTTCACCAGTCCTCTTGCATGATCCTTCAACTTTGAAATCAtatcttctttcttttgttcatctatttcaaaagtcaaaagtgCAGAAGAGAATTCAGAGACAGCCGTTTCAGTTTCATGCTGAAGAAGTTCTCTTATTGCAGGCCAAGTATGATCACTGCCCATCTCAAGAAGACTTTTCACAGGACCATGTAAGGCCTCTTTCAAATTTGACTGCAAATGCGAAAACCGATCAACACCTGAATACTTAGCCCAGATATCATAAATGCAAAGTTAATATCACCTCATGTACTTTAGATAGTTCGACAAGTTGAACTTCAGTAATATGTGAATTTAAATCGCGTGAaaatttttcctttattttatcCAAGTCCCAATTGGCATGCTCAACGACAGCACCTGCAATTTCagatttaaaattatataaattgagAATCtgtaagaaaataataatcGTCAAAAATGAAACCATACGTTCACATCGTTCAGCGAATAGTCTCGTGAACTTATTAGTGTAGTCACAAGCATTCACTGCAAACCCCTGTCCTCCATTTAGAGCAATGCTAAATTCGTCTTTGAAATTCTCGAATAACATAGCTTGTATGCGCTTCAATGTCGATTGGTAGGCTGGTTGAACAAGCTAAATATAACAAAAGAAACCAAAAGCAATGAAAAAATACTACTACACttaaataacaacaaaaaaaacatacggTAACCGTCAACAAGAAACATTACTTGCAACAAATTCTCTTccaattgttttcttttttcggATGTAACACTAGCTTCAAAGTATGTAGCCTCGTGATCATAACTGAACTCGTGATCATAACTGAAAACAGATTATTAAAAAATGCAAGAcaacaaagataaaaaaaaaataataaataaaaaaaaaaattgtaaattgttCTTACCCAGATAAACAGTTAGAAATCATTAAACTAACTTTTTCTCCAAAGTCTTCGACAAGATTAGTTTCCACAGCCTCTTGTAAATCAAGCCAGGCCTGCAACACTTAGTTATATTAGATGTTTGAGAAAATTGTGTTGGGGTCATTTTATACTATCTCTTATATATAAACCTAACACATTTTTTGATTGTTATATACCTTGTTTGCAATAAAGGTAGAATACTTTTCCGTTACAATCGCATCACATCTTAGAGTTGCCACCATAACCTGCTTCCaccaaaaagacaaaaaaatatatatatattcaagatATCGACAGTAGACAGTATGCGAAAGGTTTTAAAAACTATCAGCAATCACCACGCCGTACCCTAAGAGAAGGCAAGTCAAGGTCTTTGTTCTCCTTGATAAGTTTCCATATCTGTTGTGCACTGATGGAAAAACCGGAAGCAGGAACAACTTCTCGCCTATCACCCGCAGGTGCAATAGATTGAAAGAACTTCTGCTTCAAACTAGCCACCTTCCAAGACCAAAAAACCATATAAGTGAAAACCATTTGTTGCAAAACTAGAGTTACTAATTACATGTTAATCTCTAGCTTGCCTCCTCTTTAAATATGTCTTTCTGGTGTTCAAAATTGGACAATGCAACAACTTCAACCTGATCACTCAAAAATGAGAAGTTATTATACActagatatatatacttataccCTTTTATTTCAAGAAAGTAAAAAACATTCAAAAGGACAAATagaataaatcttacattaaaTAAATCTTTGAGACGGGTGTCTTTGTGGGCTTCCGGCTTGGAAACAGAATTCCATATCTACATAATGatatatgatcatatatatgtgGTGTAATTGTCTCAACATTATGAgataacaaaattataaattgtaATATGAAAAAGCTACCTTTTCGATTCCTTCACTCAGGTCATTCTTCAGATGCTCAAAAGGTGTCtgcacaaaaacaaaataaaattaatacatcGAATTATGTTATCCTAAAACAAGGTGCAACTATTTTCAGTTGACAAAGCTTACCAATGATTTATCACGTATGACAAACATGAGAGTTTTTTTATCTACTCTAAATAACCGCAACATAACCTGTAAAACATAAACTATAAGTTTTAGCAAAATGGAGCATGAAAATTTTGGCTTGGAATACTAGAATCAAATACCTTATGTTTATGCTTACTATATTTCACCATTGAATCAAACTTATGATAACAGTGAGCAATGAATATATGAATATgcttacatagttacataatAATCTGTTTAcagatacatatacatatatacaagttCAACCGGAAGAGATGCAACGGTTCCTTGAGGAAACGTCGTTAAGCACCATTCCAAATGAGACAAAGTTTACTAATACAGGGCTTTCTTTAATAAGTATATACAAGGCTTGTTGGCCTATGGCTCAATTCTCTAAAGCCTTAATGACTATACAAACTAATAATATGggtagtttagttattttaggaGGTAAGGGTTgatgttataaattaattttattaaggttattatagATATTTCAAGTCCAGCAGAAAAAATGTACAACATACATATACGGATAACTTACTGAAAATACAGCTCTCAGAAGCGGTTTATTAGCAGCATGTTCACGCCCAATATCTTGGCACCACCTATGTAATACATAGATATCCAGAAATACAACATGAGTCTACAAGGTCAGATAAGAACAAGATTATCTACAACTACCAGCAAACTTACATATTTATAATCACTTTATCTGCAACCACAAGCGCAAAAAGTGCACTTTGTTTCTCGAATACCGTATCATCCTGGATACACAGGTTCATAATAGTTAAAATTGAAAGCGAGAGATGATACaagaaaaaagtaaaagaaaaggtAATTATCGACAAAaactatggaaaaaaaaaaaaaaagaacctcTCCTCTTTCTCTTCCATCTGTACCCTCAAGATCCATTACAACGGTGCAAGGTTCAATACCAACACATCTTGCTATCCATATACCCTTGGTTGTCTGAGACCTAATAA harbors:
- the LOC122605098 gene encoding protein ROOT HAIR DEFECTIVE 3-like, with amino-acid sequence MMAGNETECYSTQLIDGDGTFNGDGLDRFIKQVKLGECGLSYAVVAIMGPQHSGKSTLINHLFDTNFKEMDTMAQRSQTTKGIWIARCVGIEPCTVVMDLEGTDGRERGEDDTVFEKQSALFALVVADKVIINMWCQDIGREHAANKPLLRAVFSVMLRLFRVDKKTLMFVIRDKSLTPFEHLKNDLSEGIEKIWNSVSKPEAHKDTRLKDLFNVEVVALSNFEHQKDIFKEEVASLKQKFFQSIAPAGDRREVVPASGFSISAQQIWKLIKENKDLDLPSLRVMVATLRCDAIVTEKYSTFIANKAWLDLQEAVETNLVEDFGEKVSLMISNCLSGYDHEFSYDHEATYFEASVTSEKRKQLEENLLQLVQPAYQSTLKRIQAMLFENFKDEFSIALNGGQGFAVNACDYTNKFTRLFAERCERAVVEHANWDLDKIKEKFSRDLNSHITEVQLVELSKVHESNLKEALHGPVKSLLEMGSDHTWPAIRELLQHETETAVSEFSSALLTFEIDEQKKEDMISKLKDHARGLVKETAREEAGNALHHMKERFTSKFNYDDDYNPRVWVKEKKIRDIAKNARSFSLKFLSVLAAIRLDDTTDTIWDTLVYTLLERTENVTISQDLLSSRTWKGVSATQTLIAPLHCNSLWSQFQKETQYAIDQATNELLAAKKRKKELLLLAMNVALISTHAVRGVGAVVANLL